In the Archangium lipolyticum genome, CGGATCGGCTTCCTGGCGCGGGGCCGGCTCGAGGAGGAACTGGCCGCCACCGGCCAGGAGCGGTTCGATGTCAGGGCCCTGCATCAGCGCTATGCTCACGCAGGGGAGGCCTCATGAGCCTCCGAAGCGCGAGGGTGCTGAGGGTCTCCGCCGAGGAGTGGCGGGCCCTGGTGCGAAACCGGGTGGCGATGATCGCCAGTCTCACGCTTGCGGCCCTGAGCGTGACCTCGGCCATCCTGGGAATGGAGCAGCGTAACGCCACGGAGGCGGCCAGGGCCCGCTATCAGGCCACGGCGGACGAGGCGTTCGACGCTCAGCCGGACCGCCATCCGCACCGGATGGTGCACTATGGACAATTCGTCTTCCGGCCGCTCTCGGCGCTGGCTTTCTTCGATCCGGGGGTGGACGGCTTCACCGGTAACACGGTGTTCCTGGAGGGGCACAGGCAGAACAGCGCCAACTTCAGCGAAGCGCGGCAATCCTCGCTGCTGCTGCGGTTCGGCCAGCTGACGCCGGCCTTCGTGCTGCAGACCCTGGCGCCACTGCTCATCATCTTCCTTGCCTTCGGTGCCATCGCGCGGGAGCGCGAGCAGGGAACCCTGCGGCTGCTCCTGGCCCAGGGATTGCGGCCGTCCGAGCTCGCCGCGGGCAAGCTGTTGGCTCATGCCGGTGTGGTGGCCGCGGTCGCCGCGCCGGCCCTTCTGGTGCTGGCGATCGCGGCACTCGCCGGCTGGGCGCCGCCAGTCCCAAGCCTGCTGATGGTATCCGGCTATCTTGTCTATCTGACCATCTGGGCGGTCGCGGCCCTGTTCGTGTCGCTGCTGGTGCGGCGCGCCCGGGACGCTCTGCTCATCCTGGTCGCGGCCTGGATGGGGGGCGTCATCCTCGCTCCGCGGATCCTTCCCGAGATCGCGGTGGCGCGGATTCCGACGCCGACGCGTATCGAGACGGACGTGGCGATCCATCGTGAGCTCAAGCAGATCGGCGACAGCCACAATCCGGACGACCCCTACTTCTCCGAGTTCAAGGCGAAGACCCTCGCTAGATATGGCGTCGAGAAGGTCGAGGAGTTGCCAGTCCAATGGGCGGGTCTGGTCGGCATGGAAGGAGAGCGCCTGACGAGCGGCCTGTTCGACCGCTACGCGCGGGAAGCCTTCGCAAGAGAGGCCGAGCAGAACCGGCTCGTGCGCCAGTTCGGTGTCCTCAGCCCGCTCATCGCCGTGCGCCAGCTCTCCATGAGCCTGGCCGCCACCGACACCGAGAGCCACCAGGACTTCCTCGAGCAGGTGGAGCAACACCGCTATCGCTTCGTCCAGGCGCTGAACCTCATGCAGGTGATGAAGATCCCCAACCGGAACGCCGGAGAGGACCCCCGGATATCCGCCGATCATTGGAAGACGTTGCCGAGCTTCACCTATCGGGCGCCGGACGTGCTCCAGCTCGCGAGCGAACGGATCCGGGCCAACCTTCTGGTTCTGGTCTGCTGGCTGGCGGTCTTTCTCGTGGGTTGCGGTCTGGCGGCCCGTCGTCTGGAGGAGGCCGCGCGATGAGTGCCTGGAAAGCTGATTTCAGATTGC is a window encoding:
- a CDS encoding ABC transporter permease translates to MSLRSARVLRVSAEEWRALVRNRVAMIASLTLAALSVTSAILGMEQRNATEAARARYQATADEAFDAQPDRHPHRMVHYGQFVFRPLSALAFFDPGVDGFTGNTVFLEGHRQNSANFSEARQSSLLLRFGQLTPAFVLQTLAPLLIIFLAFGAIAREREQGTLRLLLAQGLRPSELAAGKLLAHAGVVAAVAAPALLVLAIAALAGWAPPVPSLLMVSGYLVYLTIWAVAALFVSLLVRRARDALLILVAAWMGGVILAPRILPEIAVARIPTPTRIETDVAIHRELKQIGDSHNPDDPYFSEFKAKTLARYGVEKVEELPVQWAGLVGMEGERLTSGLFDRYAREAFAREAEQNRLVRQFGVLSPLIAVRQLSMSLAATDTESHQDFLEQVEQHRYRFVQALNLMQVMKIPNRNAGEDPRISADHWKTLPSFTYRAPDVLQLASERIRANLLVLVCWLAVFLVGCGLAARRLEEAAR